Proteins encoded by one window of Chondromyces crocatus:
- a CDS encoding TOMM precursor leader peptide-binding protein yields MNRSRRFKPHLRVELVGDTQVFLVGEQQRFLLEGRAHALIAPLLDGRRTGRQLLEVLEGQASPLDLFYALLTMEQKGYLTAVPCPLSPEVAAFWQGCGVDAALAVDRLQTTPVTVVSAGDEDPTPFIRALEDAGVRCLEDTGLSPLEGETLRHLEGNGVRQLGTPECPPCADPSPGSALRVVVARDYLDPALAALNRRALAERFSWTVLKPSGTNAWLGPIFRPGEGPCWACLAHRLRENRPVETFLARRLDPGPDTMPLPPPRAALPASLRAAADWAGLTLARWIVEGGHGPLDTKLLALDLARHTVEEHTVVRRPQCPACGAPDLLARRAEQPLTLASRPKRFSDDGGYRILTPDETFARYEHLISPLTGVVTSVAPLPGRDHPLRPVFASTYFTCPPPDAAPSFDDFSRPALGKGRTVAQSRAGALCEAIERHSCIAQGDEPRRRACLSDLGDAALPPPALLNFSETQVRHRDDLNRAAPDARRRIPPPFDARATLDWVPAWSLTHAAPRYLPATSCYLHWPAPPEERFSTLDPNGHAAGNCLEEAILQAFFELAERDAVSIWWYNRVRRPAVDLASFDQPYFLELVDHYRALGYQLWVLDVTNDLGLPAFVALAHDSASDRTCIGLGCHTEARLGVQRALTELNQIFEPDGTARAPWGDAPLDDDAFLFPDDRKPPTRREDHPHRPTDDLRDDVQHCLARASQLGLDVIVHDQSRPELGLCAVKVVVPGLRHIWPRFGPGRLYDVPVRLGWLERPRAEAELNPIPLYL; encoded by the coding sequence ATGAACCGCTCCCGCCGCTTCAAGCCCCACCTGCGTGTCGAGCTCGTGGGGGATACTCAGGTCTTCCTCGTGGGCGAGCAACAGCGCTTCCTCCTGGAGGGCCGCGCTCACGCACTCATCGCGCCCCTGCTCGATGGCCGGCGCACGGGGCGACAGCTCCTCGAAGTCCTCGAAGGTCAGGCCTCGCCTCTCGACCTGTTCTATGCGCTCCTGACCATGGAGCAGAAGGGCTACCTCACCGCGGTTCCCTGCCCTCTGTCCCCCGAGGTTGCTGCCTTCTGGCAGGGCTGCGGCGTCGACGCAGCCCTCGCGGTCGATCGGCTCCAGACCACCCCTGTGACCGTGGTCTCGGCCGGCGACGAAGATCCGACACCGTTCATCCGCGCGCTCGAAGATGCCGGGGTCCGCTGCCTCGAAGACACAGGCCTCTCCCCCCTCGAAGGGGAAACGCTCCGCCACCTCGAAGGCAACGGCGTCCGCCAGCTCGGGACCCCCGAGTGCCCTCCCTGCGCCGACCCGTCACCAGGCTCTGCGCTGCGCGTGGTGGTGGCCCGCGACTACCTCGATCCCGCCCTCGCCGCTCTGAACCGACGTGCCCTCGCCGAGCGCTTCTCATGGACCGTCTTGAAGCCCTCCGGGACCAACGCCTGGCTGGGTCCCATCTTCCGCCCGGGGGAAGGCCCTTGCTGGGCCTGCCTCGCCCACCGCCTCCGCGAGAACCGCCCCGTGGAGACCTTCCTCGCGCGCCGCCTCGACCCCGGCCCTGACACGATGCCTCTTCCCCCGCCGCGCGCAGCCCTCCCCGCGAGCCTCCGCGCCGCGGCCGACTGGGCGGGACTCACCCTCGCCCGCTGGATCGTCGAGGGAGGCCACGGTCCTCTCGACACCAAGCTCCTCGCGCTGGACCTCGCCCGCCACACCGTGGAAGAGCACACCGTCGTCCGCCGGCCCCAGTGCCCTGCCTGCGGCGCCCCTGATCTCCTCGCGCGCCGCGCCGAGCAGCCCCTCACGCTGGCCTCCAGGCCCAAGCGCTTCTCCGACGACGGCGGCTACCGCATCCTGACCCCGGACGAGACCTTCGCCCGGTACGAGCACCTCATCAGCCCCCTCACGGGCGTCGTCACCAGCGTCGCTCCCCTCCCGGGCCGCGATCATCCCCTCCGCCCCGTCTTCGCCTCGACCTACTTCACCTGCCCGCCTCCCGATGCCGCCCCGAGCTTCGACGACTTCAGCCGCCCCGCGCTCGGCAAGGGCCGCACCGTCGCCCAGTCACGCGCCGGCGCCCTCTGCGAGGCCATCGAGCGCCACAGCTGCATCGCCCAGGGTGACGAACCCAGGCGCCGCGCCTGCCTCTCGGACCTCGGTGATGCGGCCCTCCCGCCCCCTGCCCTCCTCAACTTCAGCGAGACCCAGGTCCGCCACCGCGACGATCTCAACCGCGCGGCCCCCGACGCGCGCCGCCGCATCCCTCCTCCCTTTGACGCGCGCGCCACGCTCGACTGGGTCCCTGCCTGGTCCCTCACCCACGCCGCCCCCCGTTACCTCCCCGCCACCTCGTGCTACCTCCACTGGCCCGCCCCGCCCGAGGAGCGCTTCTCCACCCTCGACCCCAACGGCCATGCCGCCGGCAACTGCCTCGAAGAAGCCATCTTGCAGGCCTTCTTCGAGCTGGCCGAGCGCGATGCCGTGTCCATCTGGTGGTACAACCGCGTCCGTCGCCCTGCCGTCGATCTGGCGAGCTTCGATCAGCCCTACTTCCTCGAGCTCGTCGACCACTACCGGGCGCTCGGCTACCAGCTCTGGGTGCTCGACGTGACCAACGACCTCGGCCTCCCCGCCTTCGTCGCCCTGGCCCACGACAGCGCCTCCGATCGCACCTGCATCGGCCTCGGCTGCCACACCGAAGCGCGCCTCGGCGTACAGCGTGCCCTCACCGAACTCAACCAGATCTTCGAGCCCGACGGCACCGCGCGCGCCCCCTGGGGCGACGCTCCCCTCGACGACGATGCCTTCCTCTTCCCGGACGACCGGAAGCCACCGACCCGCCGCGAAGACCACCCGCACCGGCCCACCGACGACCTGCGCGACGACGTCCAGCACTGCCTCGCACGCGCCTCGCAGCTCGGCCTCGACGTGATCGTCCACGACCAGTCCCGGCCCGAACTCGGCCTCTGTGCCGTCAAGGTCGTCGTCCCCGGCCTCCGCCACATCTGGCCTCGCTTCGGACCCGGGCGCCTCTACGACGTCCCCGTCCGCCTGGGCTGGCTGGAGCGCCCCCGCGCCGAGGCCGAACTCAACCCCATCCCCCTCTACCTCTAG
- a CDS encoding amidohydrolase family protein — protein MRDGFWIIDADRHVSEPMALWEAYLPPAFKHRAPTLEFPAPAEPLAERLARLGPRGLVPPQPHLMLEGQPAMHKLSERAQIELALSRQRRAGQMEAGAAPEAQLASMDATGVDVALLFPTFTTYLLGVDTLDPQLASALAGAYNAWLRDFCRADPARLRGVGLVNLHDPVQMVPDLMRFLDLGWRAVVLRPNPVKGRLLGDPAYEPFWAACAAHGVGVALHEGTHTHLPTAGADRFETRFALHACSHPMEQMMGLLALIEGGVLERHPTLRVGLLEAGCGWLPYWLYRLDEVEYRHLAGEVEAHVKQPPSAYFQRQCFASIDPGEPLLTETIRHLGADRFLFGTDFPHLDHDIDCVGNALSLRATIGDEALAKILSGNAARLFGLSVPPRE, from the coding sequence ATGCGCGACGGCTTCTGGATCATCGACGCCGACCGGCACGTCAGCGAACCCATGGCCCTCTGGGAGGCCTACCTCCCCCCGGCCTTCAAGCACCGCGCCCCCACCCTGGAATTCCCCGCGCCCGCCGAACCGCTCGCCGAACGCCTCGCGCGCCTCGGCCCGCGCGGCCTCGTCCCCCCGCAGCCCCACCTCATGCTCGAAGGCCAGCCCGCGATGCACAAGCTCTCCGAGCGCGCGCAGATCGAGCTGGCCCTCTCCCGACAGCGCCGCGCAGGCCAGATGGAAGCGGGCGCGGCCCCCGAGGCCCAGCTCGCCTCCATGGACGCCACCGGCGTCGACGTCGCCCTGCTCTTTCCGACCTTCACCACCTACCTGCTCGGCGTCGACACCCTCGACCCCCAGCTCGCCTCCGCCCTCGCCGGCGCCTACAACGCCTGGCTCCGCGACTTCTGCCGCGCCGATCCCGCGCGCCTCCGCGGCGTCGGCCTCGTGAACCTCCACGACCCGGTGCAGATGGTCCCCGACCTCATGCGCTTCCTCGACCTCGGTTGGCGCGCCGTCGTGCTGCGCCCCAACCCCGTGAAGGGCCGCCTCCTCGGCGACCCGGCCTACGAGCCCTTCTGGGCCGCGTGCGCAGCGCACGGCGTTGGCGTCGCCCTCCACGAAGGCACCCACACCCACTTGCCCACCGCGGGCGCCGATCGCTTCGAGACGCGCTTCGCACTCCACGCCTGCTCCCACCCCATGGAGCAGATGATGGGCCTGCTCGCACTCATCGAAGGCGGCGTCCTCGAACGCCACCCCACCCTGCGCGTCGGCTTGCTCGAAGCGGGCTGCGGCTGGCTTCCCTACTGGCTCTACCGCCTCGACGAGGTCGAATACCGACACCTCGCCGGCGAGGTCGAAGCGCACGTCAAGCAACCCCCATCGGCGTACTTCCAGCGCCAGTGCTTCGCCTCCATCGATCCTGGCGAGCCCCTCCTCACCGAGACCATCCGTCACCTCGGCGCGGATCGATTCCTCTTCGGCACCGACTTCCCTCACCTCGATCACGACATCGACTGCGTGGGAAACGCCCTCTCGCTGCGAGCGACGATCGGGGATGAGGCGCTCGCGAAGATCCTATCTGGCAATGCCGCCCGACTCTTCGGGCTCAGCGTTCCGCCGCGGGAATGA
- a CDS encoding BMA_0021/BMA_0022 family TOMM bacteriocin: MSDRSKKGDDRDDLTELKEWHYLWIEAVARTWADPAFKKDLMANPGKYLDPENTLGGQVILTLKEGTPKDAWRGSFWILPYTELTLTIPQAPGKTAQWGFAMAVYETQIAGIGPHLLPGSPPGKPHHGTQFDSTGENIIVALDQMVRWIHVWPKAVARSWKDDVFKGQFLKDATLALWNAFNFQFPGGVLLRVEEAPKGVGKWNERTQTWDIPPIRLTMILPPKPDPGAEQAIALAAYAGSGRSHPFTLCCC; this comes from the coding sequence ATGAGCGATCGAAGCAAGAAGGGTGATGACCGCGACGATCTGACCGAGCTGAAGGAGTGGCACTACCTGTGGATCGAGGCGGTCGCCCGGACCTGGGCGGATCCAGCCTTCAAGAAGGATCTGATGGCCAACCCAGGCAAGTACCTCGATCCGGAGAACACCCTTGGGGGCCAGGTGATCCTGACGCTGAAGGAGGGCACGCCCAAGGATGCCTGGCGCGGGAGCTTCTGGATCCTGCCGTACACCGAGCTGACGCTCACGATTCCCCAGGCACCTGGAAAGACGGCGCAGTGGGGGTTCGCGATGGCGGTCTACGAGACGCAGATCGCGGGCATCGGACCTCACCTTCTGCCGGGCTCGCCGCCGGGCAAGCCCCATCACGGGACCCAGTTCGATTCGACGGGTGAGAACATCATCGTCGCGCTGGATCAGATGGTGCGGTGGATCCACGTCTGGCCGAAGGCTGTGGCGCGCTCCTGGAAGGACGACGTGTTCAAGGGGCAGTTCCTGAAGGACGCGACACTGGCGCTGTGGAATGCCTTCAACTTCCAGTTCCCTGGTGGCGTCTTGCTGAGGGTCGAGGAGGCGCCGAAGGGGGTCGGCAAATGGAACGAGCGGACCCAGACCTGGGACATCCCGCCCATCAGGCTGACGATGATCCTGCCGCCAAAGCCGGACCCCGGTGCGGAACAGGCCATCGCCCTGGCCGCGTATGCGGGCTCGGGCAGGTCGCACCCCTTCACGCTGTGCTGCTGCTGA
- a CDS encoding TOMM system kinase/cyclase fusion protein, with translation MQRSNPRLVPGDRFEGRYEIVAPLGEGGFGVVYKARQATTGQPVAVKIMRLVEQNGSVRPEKRVARFLREAQLCAQIHHPNTVQLIDAGQTSEGGLYTVFAFAPGETLAELLAREGTLSPREAQHLMLQVLDALACAHAAGVVHRDLKPSNIMVMPSGARRNALVLDFGISVIADPDQSEVRTRLTASDETVGTPGYAAPEQLRGYDPSPRADLFSWGLVFLECLTGVPVYRGRSAAEILYQQLSPEPVPLPYALQGHPLGKILRDATRKGEAEREVTAVELLRALEDCDLRGVSCDALLRGDGAARATTGQSTMMETAWGSSRAEGELRQVTAVCCTLAARAERGAPVDREVLDERIRASILAVAEIARRHRGLVVTALGEKLLLYFGYPRAAEDDALRAARAALAIQEEIARAEPVGGVGVEVKIGVHAGILVAGGLREAAGGGLGMGATAALAERLAERASLDGPLVSADARRLLRTGFSLEAGGALSFEGLAEHIEVFRLAQERSDVISALTPEGAKAPLIGRGTELDLLLERWRRVRTGSGQCSLITGEPGIGKSRLVRELRERLLGESLTFLDARCSPDAQNSALFPFVELLGRALQIDLETSPPARAARLEAQLVRHGLTPNEAMPLFAPLLGVPLVEPHGPLNVAPQRHKEMTHNAILSLLAAMAEERPVVLSIEDLHWADPTTLELLTQLIHEAPSGRYCVLLTARPEFSPSFPTTGMLQLHLNRLDQPQIESMVQGLLGDKPLPEVVLKQVLGRTDGVPLFVEELTRMMVDSGALVEQAERYELSRPLSQVEVPGTLRALLTARLDLLGRAKETAQLAAALGREFGIELLGAVSHAGAATVQEDLDALMRAGIIARKRRLKEPVCAFRHALVRDAAHESLPREARKKVHAHIARTLEAQFAEIVEARPDLLSHHHAAAEQKREAIAYAQRATQAALQRSAYVEAIRVGEEALGWLSAIEEEPERSETELSLSGVMTFALLAHGGVGASGLARVAQRTLELVDRLGDAADAAPTLWRLLLYYLHNRPETARTVAERLLTRVERSGNVGEEVALLPLLAQCHWLEGCFEEARIHLERALSIYDPVAHRKSADTYGIDSKVCAHVIFALLSWFMGQPDGALEHARTAVAWAKELDHPICIGNALLFLGGIHQYRGEREAACEAALEGKALSERYGLHSVGVFCGLLLCWATGDVEQGRQCLSSLRASGEQLSMTYWGALVAEAEAARDNLDGALECIEECRKRAEQSGEVFYLSEIYRLKATYLRAKGSEFEAVAEGLLWRALAIARRQGARMPALRASLDLARILQRRGALDEAEDVVRPAAEGFTEGLDAPEMLEARRWIAQMP, from the coding sequence ATGCAGCGGAGCAACCCCAGACTGGTGCCTGGAGATCGGTTCGAAGGGCGGTACGAGATCGTCGCGCCGCTCGGTGAGGGGGGCTTCGGGGTCGTCTACAAGGCGCGGCAGGCCACGACGGGGCAACCCGTGGCCGTGAAGATCATGCGGCTGGTCGAGCAGAACGGCAGCGTCCGGCCCGAGAAGCGGGTGGCGCGCTTCCTGCGCGAGGCGCAGCTCTGCGCGCAGATCCATCACCCGAACACCGTGCAGCTCATCGACGCGGGGCAGACCAGCGAAGGGGGGCTCTACACGGTCTTCGCCTTCGCGCCGGGCGAGACGCTCGCCGAGCTGCTCGCCCGCGAGGGGACGCTCTCGCCCCGGGAGGCGCAGCACCTGATGCTCCAGGTGCTGGACGCGCTCGCGTGCGCGCACGCCGCGGGCGTGGTCCACCGCGATCTCAAGCCGAGCAACATCATGGTGATGCCGTCGGGGGCGCGCAGGAATGCGCTGGTGCTCGACTTCGGCATCAGCGTGATCGCCGATCCGGACCAGAGCGAGGTGCGCACACGCCTGACGGCGAGCGACGAGACGGTCGGCACGCCGGGCTACGCGGCGCCCGAGCAGCTCCGTGGGTACGACCCCTCGCCGCGCGCGGACCTGTTCTCGTGGGGCCTGGTCTTCCTGGAATGCCTCACCGGGGTGCCCGTGTACCGGGGCCGATCGGCGGCGGAGATCTTGTACCAGCAGCTCAGTCCGGAGCCCGTGCCGCTCCCCTACGCGCTCCAGGGCCACCCGCTCGGGAAGATCTTGCGCGACGCGACGCGCAAGGGCGAGGCGGAGCGCGAGGTGACGGCAGTGGAGCTGCTCCGAGCGCTGGAAGACTGCGATCTGCGCGGTGTCTCGTGCGATGCGCTGCTCCGTGGCGACGGGGCGGCCCGTGCGACGACGGGCCAGAGCACGATGATGGAGACCGCGTGGGGCTCGTCCCGCGCCGAGGGGGAGCTGCGACAGGTGACGGCGGTCTGCTGTACGCTCGCGGCGCGGGCGGAGAGGGGAGCCCCGGTCGATCGCGAGGTGCTCGACGAACGAATCCGGGCCTCGATCCTGGCCGTGGCGGAGATCGCGCGCCGCCACCGGGGGCTCGTGGTCACCGCGCTCGGCGAGAAGCTGCTCCTCTACTTCGGCTATCCGCGTGCCGCGGAGGACGACGCGCTCCGCGCGGCGCGTGCTGCGCTGGCGATCCAGGAAGAGATCGCGCGGGCGGAACCGGTGGGCGGGGTCGGCGTGGAGGTGAAGATCGGCGTTCACGCGGGCATCCTGGTAGCCGGTGGGCTGCGCGAGGCGGCCGGCGGGGGTCTCGGGATGGGCGCGACGGCCGCTCTCGCCGAGCGGCTCGCCGAGCGGGCGAGCCTCGATGGGCCACTGGTCTCGGCGGACGCGCGGCGGCTCCTGCGTACGGGCTTCTCTCTGGAGGCCGGCGGTGCGCTCTCGTTCGAGGGGCTGGCCGAGCACATCGAGGTCTTCCGGCTGGCGCAGGAGCGCTCCGATGTCATCTCGGCGCTGACCCCCGAGGGAGCGAAGGCCCCGCTGATCGGTCGCGGGACGGAGCTGGATCTGCTCCTGGAGCGCTGGCGCCGGGTGCGTACCGGCAGTGGCCAGTGCAGCTTGATCACGGGGGAGCCGGGCATCGGCAAGAGCCGCCTCGTGCGGGAGCTGCGCGAGCGGTTGCTCGGCGAGTCGCTCACGTTTCTCGACGCGCGCTGCTCGCCGGATGCGCAGAACAGCGCCCTCTTCCCCTTCGTCGAGCTGCTGGGGAGAGCGCTGCAGATCGACCTCGAAACATCCCCCCCGGCCCGCGCGGCGCGGCTCGAAGCCCAGCTCGTGCGCCATGGGCTCACGCCGAACGAGGCGATGCCGCTCTTCGCGCCGCTGCTCGGCGTTCCGCTCGTCGAGCCGCACGGGCCGCTCAACGTCGCGCCCCAGCGGCACAAGGAGATGACGCACAACGCCATCCTTTCGCTGCTGGCTGCGATGGCCGAGGAGCGGCCGGTGGTCCTGTCCATCGAGGATCTGCACTGGGCCGATCCGACGACCCTGGAGCTCCTGACCCAGCTCATCCACGAGGCGCCTTCCGGGCGCTACTGCGTGCTCTTGACCGCGCGCCCCGAGTTCTCTCCCTCGTTCCCCACGACGGGGATGCTCCAGCTTCACCTGAACCGCCTCGATCAGCCGCAGATCGAGTCGATGGTGCAAGGCCTCCTGGGTGACAAGCCCCTGCCGGAGGTGGTCTTGAAGCAGGTGCTTGGCCGCACCGACGGGGTGCCGCTCTTCGTGGAGGAGCTGACCCGGATGATGGTGGATTCCGGCGCGCTCGTGGAGCAGGCGGAGCGGTACGAGCTGTCGCGCCCGCTCTCCCAGGTGGAGGTGCCGGGCACGCTGCGCGCACTCTTGACCGCGCGTCTGGATCTGCTGGGCCGCGCGAAGGAGACGGCACAACTCGCGGCAGCGCTGGGGCGCGAGTTCGGCATCGAGCTGCTCGGCGCGGTGAGCCATGCGGGGGCGGCGACGGTGCAAGAGGATCTGGACGCGCTCATGCGGGCGGGGATCATCGCGCGCAAGCGCCGCTTGAAGGAGCCCGTCTGCGCGTTCAGGCACGCCCTCGTCCGGGACGCGGCGCACGAGTCGCTGCCGAGGGAGGCACGCAAGAAGGTCCACGCGCACATCGCGCGGACGCTGGAGGCGCAGTTCGCGGAGATCGTCGAGGCGCGTCCGGACCTCCTGTCGCACCACCACGCTGCGGCCGAGCAGAAACGCGAGGCAATCGCGTATGCGCAGCGCGCGACGCAGGCGGCGCTTCAGCGCTCGGCCTACGTGGAGGCGATCCGGGTGGGCGAGGAAGCCCTGGGGTGGCTGAGCGCCATCGAGGAAGAGCCGGAGCGATCCGAGACGGAGCTGTCGCTGTCCGGGGTCATGACCTTCGCATTGCTCGCCCACGGCGGGGTCGGTGCCTCTGGTCTGGCGCGTGTCGCCCAGCGCACGCTGGAGCTGGTCGACCGCCTCGGGGACGCCGCGGATGCCGCGCCCACCCTGTGGCGCTTGTTGCTCTATTACCTGCATAACCGGCCCGAGACGGCACGGACCGTCGCCGAGCGGCTGCTCACGCGGGTCGAGCGGAGCGGGAATGTCGGCGAAGAGGTCGCGCTCCTGCCGCTGCTCGCCCAGTGTCACTGGCTCGAAGGGTGTTTCGAGGAAGCGCGCATCCACCTGGAGCGGGCGCTCTCGATCTACGATCCCGTGGCCCACCGGAAGAGCGCGGACACCTACGGCATCGACTCGAAGGTGTGCGCGCACGTGATCTTCGCGCTGCTGTCGTGGTTCATGGGCCAGCCGGATGGCGCGCTCGAGCACGCACGGACCGCGGTGGCCTGGGCAAAGGAGCTGGACCACCCCATCTGCATCGGCAATGCGCTGCTGTTTCTCGGGGGCATCCACCAGTACCGGGGAGAGCGCGAGGCGGCGTGCGAGGCGGCGCTGGAGGGCAAGGCCCTTTCCGAGCGCTACGGGCTGCACTCCGTGGGGGTATTCTGCGGGCTCTTGCTCTGCTGGGCGACGGGGGACGTGGAGCAAGGGAGGCAGTGCCTCTCGTCGCTTCGGGCGTCCGGTGAGCAGCTCAGCATGACCTACTGGGGGGCTCTGGTCGCGGAAGCAGAGGCCGCGCGGGACAACCTCGACGGGGCGCTGGAGTGCATCGAGGAGTGCCGCAAGCGCGCGGAGCAGAGCGGCGAGGTCTTCTACCTGTCGGAGATCTACCGACTGAAGGCGACCTACCTGAGGGCGAAAGGATCCGAGTTCGAGGCGGTGGCAGAGGGTCTTCTGTGGAGGGCGCTGGCGATCGCGCGTCGGCAAGGTGCCAGGATGCCGGCGCTTCGGGCGAGCCTCGACCTTGCCCGGATCTTGCAACGGCGCGGCGCGCTCGATGAGGCAGAGGATGTGGTTCGCCCTGCAGCGGAAGGGTTCACCGAAGGGCTCGATGCGCCCGAGATGCTGGAGGCGCGACGCTGGATCGCGCAGATGCCGTGA